The genomic window GAATTTCCAAAGATTATCTTTAGTAACACGATTTATCATGGATGCCCTCTGCCTTAGCTAGGGATAAGAGGAGCGCCGAGCCTATTTCAATATCAAATATACAAGACTAGGGGGCCCTTAATTACCTGGTTTAAATATCATACctacataaacaaaaaaaacttcgtttaaaaaaaccgatttcaaaaactgaaaagtatccaataactaaaaaaattatttaatacacctttacgtttaataataataaaatactattatttatatgtgcaaCACATAGATAGGTTTTTTAAGTCGGAGCCAAGCCTTaagctaaatattataaaacggcTTAGacactgtaattattaaggttgtctagccacgcgtgtctgtccgcttgagttgttttgttctagacaaagctatcccgctcaaagtcacgcgtggcggctgtaggtacttactattagtACATTTGGCTttgcaccgacttcaaagctatcaatatgtagcacatacaaataatagtattttttttataaggtaAAGgtattatttgatacttttcagtttttgaggTCGGTTTTCTTAACcaaggctttttttttattttttactttttagtgtcagttaataattataatatgtaatcaacctgaatgaaaacttctaaaaaagccgtacacaaaaaacaattatatcatcgagataaacaaaaattttcataaaaacatgttcataaaatgaaaactactgggccaaactatataaaatttttatgggaccaaatggcatctattctgtatcgaactaaagaaaaattacgtaaatctaatcataaatctcagagtaatcggtgtacatacataaaaaaataccgatcgaattgataacctcctcctttttgaagtcggttaaaaacaaagaaaaatctgatatatattatacttaagagATCTAGCCAAACCCACACACAAAAGAGGTTTAGCTGTTTCATAAAAGAAACACACATACAGAATAAAATATGCTGTTCACGAAATAGATGGACAAACAAGGCCTTAagttgatgttaagtgataaaCATCATCTACACTAAGAACACTATAAGATTTAGAAGACTATTCATTTTAAGCAAGGAAGGCACTccaatttttgtaaaaaagtaCCATCACTTAAGATTAACCTGAAAAAAAGCTTGCAACAATTAAATAACTTACTTTGTCAAAATTTTCCTTCAGCTCCGGCTTCGTCGCTATCTGTTTCCTAATATTACTCATTTCTTCTGGTGTAAAACCAATTAATTTAGAAAGAACATCACTAGTAAACTCAGTATCTATGGCACCAGTACCGTCAACAAGGGTACATTTTAAATTCCAACCGTCCTTCCCTACCGATAACTTTGACAGCAACTTCATTATCTGTCCCTTAATTTTAAACACCCTACCGACTTTATCACTGTCACACATTTcacttatttgttttatatatacaaaaggtTCAGAACTAACTGAAACAGGTCCCCTATGAGTTGTCTGATTATCCTTTACTTCAAGCTTCGTCACGGCAAATCCACCCTGTTGATTAATTTCTATCTCTTTTGCATCAAATTTGGCTTCTATCTCTCTTAAATAGTCTTCATCTTCCAGAAACACGTCATTTTCGTCAGGATAATCATCTCCTGTGTCTATCTTTACTTTTTTCTCAGGTTGAGGATTTTCGTCGATGAGTGGTCGCTTACTAGGTATGTCGACAAATAGAGCTTCTATCGCCGCTACCTGTTCTAAATCTATTTCATCGTCAGCAAAGTTAGAAACTTGCAGGCTGGTAACTCTGGCTATTGGGCGATGGGTTTCATTGTATGATGGTTCAAACACTGGCGCTGGTGTCGGTTGTGCAGGAGGCATCAGTGTGTGCGGGACTGGTACATCTGGATTTCTTGGTCTGTTGTCAGTTGTGTCTAAATTTAGATTACCtgaaaatataaacttataaaaatacttttcatcGGATTTCACAGAAGGGCATGCCACAATGAGATGGCCAGTTGCAAAAATATTGCGCAGAGATATCGCTCCTCCTTCAAGACCAAGGAGTTTCCGGAATTCAATAAGACTTCCGTCAGCATAAGAAGTGCACCATCGATAGAAAATACGTCATACAACACGGGGATTAGCTAGTTCGGCCACTTTATCAAATGCGTATAGATTGTTTTAATGTTGCCAAGATGTAGTAATGTATGTGCAATTAATTATGCCTTTCTATGAGGCTTCGTTTACGCGACCGTATCGTCGCATGTCTTTCACTGATGAAATGATGCATCCTCGCAGCGCGACTGTTGTTAGCAGCGGGACTAAGTTGTCTCACAATTAACtggattaaaattaatattgcagTCCCTAGTTATATCAATACGCTGACAGAACAATCGACGCCTCGTGAAGTTTACCTGGCTATCGTAGAGTAGACCCGGGTTGATGCAGGACTAAActacctatgtttttttttaattttaaataaactgtatatttttccttttcatctTTCAAGGCAGTTCAATTCACACTTGCGTGGGTTTTTTTACTTTGTATAACAAAACGACAGCCccatgaaaatattaaattgtaaactgTTTCTAagctttcatttatttattcatgtgaTAATATTGGCAgatatttagtaatttatttagtttataatgtATCTGGTGATACTGCGTTTCAAAATGCAATGCAGAgtcatattaatatttctttttagcAAAAAAAAACAGCGTGTATTTACCCTGATCAACAGTCAGACCAAGTTTGGACGACAATAGCCCGGCGAGCGAATTAGAAATAGCTATCTCTTGTACTTCTCCTCCTAGTAACTCCATGTTGCTTTCCGTTAGAAGCAATATACCTCGACGACATTCTATTGGCCCTGaaacaccattttttttaaatttcttttcattgtttaaaaatttacaatctaaTTTAGGTCTTACAGATTTACActcatcaaatcaaaatcactttattcatgtaggtcacggaaatgacacgtatgaatgtcaaaaaacaaaatttttttcttattgaatctattgctacttcgtaaagggttgagctaatgagaagatgtagcaacaaactcattgccactcttttaaatcaagatttatattttcatcgttttacaaatcattttaatcaaCAAACATACTTAAACGTCAAATGGTCAATGCCTCACACGAGTAAGTCacaaaagtaaatgttaattaatacaaaacaaaagttattgagtaggtatggtagctgcatcatccacacacaccgtaaataaataaaggtattctgtgagcatttttataaggtattatataaaaaatatatatatacataataacttttaagaatctgaagcagagCCTGCGGCAACAgcatcatcctgccaccacaaacagcgtccgttcacgagcatgacgcatgagccagccatcgcctcccttaaccatattttagggaagggaacgacccatCCCATGTCgcagaccgacgatctggtcaaaatagCCGGAATAGCCGATCGTCGAggagatcttttggggaggcctttttccagcagtggacgtgttcGGGCTGATgattatgtattaaaattatctcTCTCAGGTTACGTCCCAGCGCTCTaacaactaagccaaccgtagatcttaaattttggtatattttgttcaactctcgggttgtagCTCCATTTACATGAtatatcaccagtgggaggctcctttgcacaggatgccggctacattatgggtaccacaacggcgcctatttctgccgtgaagcagtaatgtgtaacactagctgacccggcaaacgttgttttgccatataaagtataattcactcgatagttttataagtaataataagtaagtaattatagcctgtacatcattttgttctattgtcaatagttttcgcagcgcacacaaaaataggttttcgattttacaccttgtgttaaaaaatagcaattttattacggatccctaattttgaaaaaaaaaaacatagccttcctcgataaatggacttcccaacactgaaagaatcattcaaatcggaccagtagtaccagagattagcgcgttcaaacaaacactgcagctttataatattagtatagattaccgTGTTTCGACTTGAAGGGcgctcttatgtctcaaggtgacgagcgcaattgtagtgccgctccgaatttttgagagtttcaagaatcctaaacgtatcaataaccatccgctgaacgtcctgctggtatcgtcccttattttcataaaaaaaaaatactttacagttaataacctgctaAACCCCAacttgcatattaggaaattgacgtgAGACGTCAAAATTTTTCGGGTTCaaatctcgcatcgttcataaattaaggtacatattaaatttgtatattccACATAGACCTCTGTTCCAGTTTAGCCAGTATCCAAGTCCGGACTGCTACCGTGCACACCACAATCTTATTATACTAGCATTATAGATAAACACTCTcttcattacggcgagactaaatttaaaatgttaatcaagaatatttttgatgcctgggaggaatcgcagaatgcacttggcatcttctgtgatttatctaaggcatttgattgtgttcaacattcaacgctggtcaggaagctatactactatggcataaaaggaactgcgctcgatcttctgacttcatatctaaacaatagaattcagagggtcgacgtgaatggcaggagatctcctgggactcctctcagtatgggggtacgacaagggtctattcttggaccgttcctcttccttatctatataaatgatcttcctaatcttatagagaaaaaacataaggtagtattgtttgcggacgacacttcactgattttcaaagtgaaaagaaaccaagctatgtatgacgaagtgaacgatattttatctgacatcgtgtactggtttagcgctaataacctattgttaaatagcaagaaaactaaattcattaaatttaccgtaccaaatgtcaaaaatgtaaatgcaaatgttttgttaaatggagaggtgatagaaccggtggaatctgctatatttcttggcataacttagattagattccaaattacaatggggcccccatattgaaggattggcgaacagacttagttctgcagcatacgcggttaataaaattagacaattaactaacatagatacggcgcgactagtatactttagttatttccatagtattatgtcctatggtatattgctatggggcaacgctgccgatattaatacaatatttgtgctgcagaagagggctattcgcgctatttataacctaggtcctagggaatcattgagagcaaaattcaaagaaattaacatcttgactgttacttctcaacatattcttgataatgtaatgtatgttcataggcacataagtgaatttgccagaaactgtcataaccataatgttaacaccaggaacagacaataactgatgatgcctactactcggctaagtcgagttagtaagtctgttgtggggcgatgtatatgcttttacaacaagatcccataaaatgttcaaaacaaaggtgttacgttattcaaaagaattgttaaaaaacgtttgtgtggtaaaggttactataacataaatgactttcttaatgataccacagattgggaatggagcgaccgccctcaggctattaaataataagtttaattgcacaatgttactttgtaaatgttactttaattgtaaaacatatttttgatgaaaaaaaaagaccgctgagtttgttgcgcccattcttctcaggccttaggcattcactttggaatgggtggtagtttttttgactttcaataagtgatttcacatcctattttgaataaaaataattgaatttgaataatgtgtgctagttttacagatgtgttactGAGTCAGTAAAGTGtgtattgataaacggcgtcatattcacgtaatttttattttctaacatacatttatttaaattaatattatcataaaaaatatagtgtttactgcatatataaaatgtaatatttagtatttcagtgcatattttctacaaaaataaacatcacgaaagtagtattgaagaatcagtatttaTCTGTGAAATAAttctttagttggattgttgctatatgtaacaacacaatctaataaagaacacgacaccattatattttttaattaatatccgttaaaacacagaacaataacgataaaaaaaaccaaaagtaaaacgcggtccaatttgacaggagactaatggacactaaattgtttcaaaacggtttcactGTCTttatctattccgtctctttctcacatctaggtttttatgtaaggatagttcTCTCACTTTCACTCAGGGTTCGTTTATTacggtagtatactaagtttataattattagtatattattacACGCTAGCCGAAAACATCTCATATCTTCGCTTTGGTGGAGTCGCAGCCTTATTATAATTCATCAGCTTCAAAGGAATAGTACTACCATACTAATATCAACAGGTATGTAATATTCCACATTTTCAAACCTACTCCATAAAAATGtactaatacatatttatattaagttgttttagttaaatttttaaacactaATATTTATCCCCCACAATAGACAGCCACATACCCTTTATCAGAACTTTGCAGCCAGGTGTTATGTCACAGCTTAAATTCCGCATAGGCCTGTACTCAATGCCGGACACATCTTGTACACCATCTGTCATGTATAGCTTTATCATCCTGAAAAAATAAAAGAGTGACTTGTAGTTTAGTTATATATGATaattggtaggggaaaatcttttgggttcgcgtcaccgtcATGCTCATGACTGACACacgcaattaataaataattaaaaatataaatatatatagtacgacaatttttggatgggtgaaatgtCGTGATATCGTGTCACCTGAtagcagtgtatctgtagctatactgCTGACGtgttgtgcaacattagtgctgttgatttaaataaataaataaaatcattttattgcagGTCAGGGACCCATAGAAAACATGTTTACATATAAGTaggtagtcaaaatattttaaaattataaaaagaatatgtatgaagataattaattaattaatataaaattaaagtcacttcaaaataaataaaaataaatagtcatTTTACGTTAGGGATCTGGTGTACCCTTAGCCAGTGTTTGTAAAAC from Leptidea sinapis chromosome 7, ilLepSina1.1, whole genome shotgun sequence includes these protein-coding regions:
- the LOC126965243 gene encoding recQ-mediated genome instability protein 1-like, with the translated sequence MSNLLVSVRSFLATNHMLVDDEWLSGCVEYLSEDNNYSESEIKQLSKEQWLLNNLKDICPGSLPKDLKNIHKILLTGRFTLQINAAIDIGTPAYQQYLKLQKVNTENIDATVKFEEKVSNHRMIKLYMTDGVQDVSGIEYRPMRNLSCDITPGCKVLIKGPIECRRGILLLTESNMELLGGEVQEIAISNSLAGLLSSKLGLTVDQGNLNLDTTDNRPRNPDVPVPHTLMPPAQPTPAPVFEPSYNETHRPIARVTSLQVSNFADDEIDLEQVAAIEALFVDIPSKRPLIDENPQPEKKVKIDTGDDYPDENDVFLEDEDYLREIEAKFDAKEIEINQQGGFAVTKLEVKDNQTTHRGPVSVSSEPFVYIKQISEMCDSDKVGRVFKIKGQIMKLLSKLSVGKDGWNLKCTLVDGTGAIDTEFTSDVLSKLIGFTPEEMSNIRKQIATKPELKENFDKALQKVKDTLQVLYCIIELTIMDFPKITQLIPFEEKHAELLKSRLKDSGL